A DNA window from Corvus moneduloides isolate bCorMon1 chromosome 22, bCorMon1.pri, whole genome shotgun sequence contains the following coding sequences:
- the SLC66A1 gene encoding lysosomal amino acid transporter 1 homolog: protein MAARRWRGLPFGNLSDCPNGSRWIMDVFNECAQDGWDVASVVLGLGSIGCFIAAAFPQFYQACRTGIMDQALSIYFLLGWLGGDLLNLIGSFLADQLPLQVYTAIYYVLADLGMLSLYCYYRVKSGGRAFPAPINAAFVFLSVGSLSSLSLLGSASTEDPGTFKGRSLLSAPGDELGSKPFSRTEIIGFTIGSISSVLYLCSRVPQICTNYKRKSTSGVSYFLFALVMLGNSLYGLSVLLKNPEPGQGRGDYVLHHLPWLVGSLGVLALDVVISFQFLEYRKGRPGTLEERDALLREQDESPES from the exons ATGGCTGCGCGGCGCTGGAGGGGTCTCCCCTTCGGGAATCTCTCCGACTGCCCCAACGGCTCCCGCTGGATCATGGATGTGTTCAACGAGTGTGCCCAGGACGGCTGGGATGTCGCCAGCGTCGTCCTGGGGCTGGGCTCCATCGGCTGCTTCATCGCTGCAGCCTTCCC GCAGTTTTACCAGGCCTGCAGAACGGGCATCATGGACCAGGCTCTCTCCATCTATTTCCTGCTGGGGTGGCTGGGCGGAGACCTCCTCAACCTCATCGGTTCCTTCCTGGCTGATCAGCTGCCCCTGCAG GTGTACACAGCCATTTACTACGTGCTGGCAGACCTGGGGATGCTCTCCCTCTACTGCTACTACCGGGTGAAGAGCGGGGGCAGAGCGT TCCCCGCTCCCATCAACGCAGCCTTTGTGTTCCTCTCCGTGGGGTCCCTGtccagcctctccctcctgggcagtgccagcaccgAGGATCCAGGAACCTTCAAAGGAAGGTCTCTGCTGTCAGCTCCTGGGGATGAGCTTGGATCAAAG CCTTTCTCCAGGACTGAAATCATTGGATTTACCATCGGCTCCATCTCCTCCGTGCTCTACCTGTGCTCCCGAGTGCCCCAGATCTGCACCAAC tACAAGAGGAAATCCACCAGCGGGGTCTCCTACTTCCTCTTTGCCCTGGTGATGCTGGGGAATTCCCTGTACGGCCTCAGTGTCCTCCTGAAGAACCCGGAgccgggccagggccggggTGACTACGTCCTGCACCACCTGCCCTGGCTCGTGGGCAGCCTGGGCGTCCTGGCCCTCGACGTGGTT ATCTCCTTCCAGTTCCTGGAGTATCGGAAAGGACGGCCCGGAACCCTCGAGGAGAGGGATGCGCTCCTCAGAGAGCAGGATGAGAGCCCGGAGAGCTGA